The Dehalobacter sp. genome has a window encoding:
- a CDS encoding nuclear transport factor 2 family protein codes for MDKRTVTETIIALESAALEAWHNGNPSPYLDLYSKDFTYFDPALERRLDGWDKIEELYESMRGKVKMDQFEMINPVVQQTDTMAVLTYNLISYAGDTPWRENCTEVYRLEEDNKWKIIHSHWSLTKPMID; via the coding sequence AGAGTGCTGCCCTCGAGGCATGGCACAATGGCAATCCCTCTCCCTATCTCGATCTTTATTCAAAGGACTTCACCTATTTCGACCCTGCGCTTGAAAGGCGGCTTGACGGTTGGGATAAGATAGAAGAGTTGTATGAAAGCATGCGGGGAAAGGTGAAGATGGATCAATTTGAAATGATAAATCCCGTTGTACAACAAACCGATACAATGGCAGTCCTGACCTACAATCTGATTTCATACGCAGGCGATACGCCGTGGAGGGAGAATTGCACGGAAGTGTACCGGCTAGAGGAAGATAACAAGTGGAAGATCATCCACAGCCACTGGTCATTGACAAAACCTATGATTGATTAA